The DNA sequence TCGTAAATAATATCCAAACTAGGTTTAACAATAATTAAAGTATCCAAACTTAAAACATAAAAAGCGTTAAGTTCGCAAGCAGGTTTTACAAAAATATCTTTTATGTTCCTTGCAGACTTATTTATTTTATCGTCCCCTCCTTTTGGAATCACCAAACCTACTTTGCCTAAAATTTCCAAATCTTTTAGCAAGCCCGCCATTTTTTTAGCGCTGTAAGTATTAAATTTCAAATCTTCCAGCACAATAATTTTATTTCCGCGGGCTTTATCGGAAAGGACGGAAAAAAGAGCGGAAGTCCTCATTTTTTGGGGCATTTTAAGCGACCAATCTTTAGGTTTAGGTCCATGCGCAACGCCCCCGTGAACCCATATCGGAGACCTAATAGAACCGTGCCTTGCTCTGCCAGTGCCTTTTTGCTTCCACGGTTTTACGCCGCCCCCCGACACTTCGGCGCGAGTTTTTGTTTTAGCCGTTCCCCTCCTTTGGTTTGCTAAATAAACACGAACATATTGTGAAACGAGGTTTTCATTAAAATCGCAACCAAAGACCTCCTTTTTAAGGCTAATTTCGCCAACCTTTTCTTTTTTAGTGTTATAGATATCAACTTTCATTATTAAACTTTAGTAAAACTTTACCATTTCTAGCCCCAGGCACAGGTCCCGAGATTGCCACAATATTTTTTTCTTTATCAAAAGAAACTATTTTAAATCCTTTAACCGTAACCCTCTCATTACCAAATCTCCCCGC is a window from the Patescibacteria group bacterium genome containing:
- the rplD gene encoding 50S ribosomal protein L4, yielding MMKVDIYNTKKEKVGEISLKKEVFGCDFNENLVSQYVRVYLANQRRGTAKTKTRAEVSGGGVKPWKQKGTGRARHGSIRSPIWVHGGVAHGPKPKDWSLKMPQKMRTSALFSVLSDKARGNKIIVLEDLKFNTYSAKKMAGLLKDLEILGKVGLVIPKGGDDKINKSARNIKDIFVKPACELNAFYVLSLDTLIIVKPSLDIIYDTFLK